TGATACTTGACCTCGCTATCCCAGTACTCCTCGTCGTCCCCGATGAACCAGAGATGGGTCTGGTCGAGACCGACTGCAGGATTGATCGCTGACTGGAATTCAGCAATCGTTCTGTCAGCACCGACGACGATGTCCCGCCACAGCGATGTCGGATCGAGAGCGAATTTGACCCGGAAGCGGTACGCGGTCATCCTTGCCTCTCCATTCCCGTGTCAAAAAGCGTGAAATCATCGATTCTCAATACCCGTCATAAGTGAGTCTACACACTCAATCAGTCATCGATACGCTGCGATATCTCGATAGGGCACGTAGTAGCCGATCTCATCGATCCACGTTGAGAGCCATCCGTCAGCAGTCTGTTCAGTAATCTTCCCAGCATTGATCGCGACGAGGAGCACGCCGACCGACCCGACAACGGTCACGCCCTGTTCTTTCGCAAATGATCGGGCATCGCCATCGGCGGTCAGCAATCGGCCGTCGTGTGCGTCTGCGAGGGCGAACGCCTGTGCTTCACCCGGATCGAGATGGTCACCGACGACCGCCTCTCTGTTTGCGACTGTGCCCGAAATGGTCGCGACTGGAATCCCGTCGTCGAGTGTATCGAGTGCTGTCTGGAGATACGAATGATCAGCAACGCCGTGTTCGAGTTCCTCGCGAACGACCGGCACTGTACAGATCCCAGAGAGTCCCGCAACCACCCACAGCTAGTCGATGTACGCAAAATTCGAGAGGACAGTCGTGTTCAGGACACTCGGATTCGCCGGAATATCATCGCCTGTCATTTCGCAGGCGACTCCTCATCCTCAAATTCGAGCCCGCTCGCTGCCTCTATTTCGTAGGCCTCGTCGTCTTCGTCAACGAGTCCGAGGCGGGGTTCGACGCCGTGCTCACGGAGGAGATCACGCATCGTCCAGCGATCGACATCGGCAAGTCGCGCAGCATCACCGAGTGTGATTCGTTCGCGTTCGTAGAGCGCAACCGCAGCCGCAATGCGCTCGTTCTCGTGGTCCTCGAAGTATTCGCGGACGAACTCGCGCAACGCATCGCTCTTGCCTCCGAACACGCCAGCCTCGACAGCGCCCTCGATGAGTAGATCGAGGTCATCCGGATAGGAGCCAGTGATTCGAGCCATTTGTCTATACAAGTCTAGGTTTTCATACTATTTATGAACTGCGCCAGAGTGGTGTATGGATCGAGAAGAGTAGTCTCAACTACTGTCTGGCGGTGAATAGTTGAAAAATATTCTTAGCTGCGGTTAGCAGCAGTTGCTTCCAGCGCCGCAGACATCACCGTACTGGAGACCGATTTCGTCGTTGATCGCTTCATTACACTCGATCAACAGCGACTCGAACTCGGCTGCTGTTGCCTCGGACTGTGCTACATCGATGTCTTTGCC
The genomic region above belongs to Natronomonas moolapensis 8.8.11 and contains:
- a CDS encoding UPF0175 family protein, which gives rise to MARITGSYPDDLDLLIEGAVEAGVFGGKSDALREFVREYFEDHENERIAAAVALYERERITLGDAARLADVDRWTMRDLLREHGVEPRLGLVDEDDEAYEIEAASGLEFEDEESPAK
- the hcsS gene encoding halo-CC-star protein HcsS, encoding MLLSASDGEVLAAAEALGKDIDVAQSEATAAEFESLLIECNEAINDEIGLQYGDVCGAGSNCC